The genomic DNA GAAAATGAAACGCTACGAGTGCCTGCAAGCAATCGCGCCGCTGATCAAAGACGAACTGTTCGTCACCACCGCCGGCGGCGCCACCAACGAGTGGTCGGCGTTGCACCCTAGCGACGGCAATATCCAGGTAAAAACGCTCGGGCTCTGTTCGTCGATCGGCCTCGGCTTGGCCGCGAGTTTGCCCAAACGCAGAGTCTTCGTCTTCGACGGCGATGGCGCGCTGTGGATGAACTTGGGCTCGCTCGCAACCATCGGCCTGCATCGGCCGAAGAATCTGATCCACATCTGCTGGGACAACAAGCAGTACGAATCGTCCGGCGGCGAGCCAACGGTGGCTACCGCGGGGAGAATTGATTTCGCCGGCATCGCCCGCAACGCCGGCATCAAAAGCGCCAAAGCGGCAGCGACGGTCGCAGAATTGAAAGACGCCGTCGCCTTCGCGCTCAACAACGACGGCCCCCATTTCATCTGGGCACAGATCGAAGCCGGCCGCGCCGAGGTCCCGCCACTGCGCGTCGATGAGTTGGAAAACAAATACCGCTTCCTGCGCTACATCGAGCAGACCGAAGGCATCAACATTCTCAGCCTCCCGCAGTCGGCCAGCTACCTGCTCAAATAAATCAGGCTGGGCGGACACATAGGTCCGCCCCCACGAGCCTTCGGATCACGGCGTCGCCCGCACCGTCGGGCGCGCGAGCAAACGCTTCATCCACGCTTTGACATGGGGCGTCGAGTCGTCGATCGTCGTCTGATAGCGATCGAGCCGGCAGAAAAACGGAATATAGGTGATATCCGCCAACGAATACTCCCCGGCTATGTATTCCCGGGTCGCCATCTCGCGGTCCAACGTACCGAGGTACTCCTTGATTCTTGCTTTCGACTCTTCGACTTTGTAGTCGTGCGCGACGTAGCCGCCAGCCTGCTGCAAGCGCGTATTGCAGTAGTCGATCCAGATGCGCGCCCGGGAACGCGTCACCGGATCCTTCGGCATGAGCGGGATCTGCGGGTACTTCTCTTCGAGATATTCGTTGATGATCGCCGATTCGTAGACGACCGCGTCGCCATCCACCAGAACCGGCACTTTGCCGTACGGGTTCAGCTCGAGCAAATCTTTCGACTTGTTCTTGAGATCGCACTCGATCAATTCGTGGAGAATTTTCTTTTCGGCCAGGACAAGCCTTGTCCTGTGGGCGTAGGGTCAAGGTCCGTAGGAAAATAGTTTCATGGGAAACCCTCCGTTCTGGCCTCGCCTTTAGCACGGCTGCGCGAGAAATTACAATGGCTGTTTAAGTTCGGCCGACTTCGATCAGCTGCCCGGAGACATAGTCGGAGTCGCTACAGGCAAAAAAGACAAACGGCGCGGTGATCGCATCGGGCGACACCGCGGGCCGGTCGCGCCGAGCGATGCCGAGGACCTCGCGGCGGAATTTCGTCAGTTCTTCGGTCATCCGAGTGTCGGCCACCGGCGAGATGCAATTCACTTGAATATTGTGCGACTTGAGCTCGCTGGCGGCGTTTTTGGTAAACGCGACGATGCCACCTTTGGCCGCCGCATAGTCGGCCACGCCGTAGGAGCCACGCAATGCGGAAGGCGCGGCGATATTGATGATCTTGCCCTTGCTCTGCTGCTTCATGAAGGGAATGACTGCTTGCGTGCAATTGAACGTCCCCTTGAGATGGGACCCGAGAGTTTCGTCCCAGCGCGCTTCGGAAATATTTTCCAGCGGCGCCAAACGCAGATTGCCGGCGTTGTTGACCAACACATCGATGCGCCCCCACTTGGCGACAATCGCCTGCACCAACCGATCGATTTCGCCGCGCCGCGCCACGTCGGCCATCATGGCGATGCAATCACCGTCCAGGGCGAGAATCTCGCGCTCGACCTTGTCCAGCGCCTCGCGATCTTGCAACGCCGTGATCGCCACGCGCGCGCCTTCGCGGGCAAACGCCAACGCCACGGCCTTGCCGATTCCCCGGCTTGCGCCCGTGACAATTGCTACCTGTCCATCGAGTCTAGCCATTTAGTTTACCGCCGCTTCAGTTGGCTTTTTCTTTCATGTTGCTGAGCACCGTCGAAAATGAATTTTTATTAAGCGCGGTGCGAAACTGCTCTCGGTAGTTGCGCACAATCGAGATGTCTTCGACCACCACGTCATAGATGCGCCACTTCCCCTCTGACTTGTGGAGACGATAGAGCACCGAATACCGCTGCCGATCCTTGGCGATGAGCTGGGTGTCGACTTCTGCGAAATCGCCGTCGATTTTCTCGCTCTTGTAGGCGACCTGCTGGCCATTGTAGAGGGCAATCTGGTCAGCATAGGTTTTTCCCAACAGTTTAGTGAACACCGCAACAAATTCGCTTTGTTGCTGCCCATCGATGACGCGCCATTGCGCACCGAGCGAGCGCATCGCCATCTCTCTAAAGTCGAACACCGGATAAACAATTGGCCGGAGCCGCTCGATGGTCTCGACGCGCTGCTTGCGGTCGCGCAGATTGACGTCTTTGATCACGTCTACGCCGCGATCGATGGCGCTGCGAATAGCATCGGTTGGCTCGCCAGCGAAAGCCCAGCGCAACTCTCCCATCAAGAGCAGCACCGCAACTGCGCACACCAAACCCAAGCGTTTTTGCCGCATCGCCATCATGCAAGTTAGACTAACTGAATCGGCTGGCAATTCAAAATGGTTTCGCTCAAACAAAAAAGGGCACCTTCCTCAGGTGCCCTTTTTTTGCGCGTTTATGCGCAATGGCG from Deltaproteobacteria bacterium includes the following:
- a CDS encoding glutathione S-transferase family protein is translated as MIECDLKNKSKDLLELNPYGKVPVLVDGDAVVYESAIINEYLEEKYPQIPLMPKDPVTRSRARIWIDYCNTRLQQAGGYVAHDYKVEESKARIKEYLGTLDREMATREYIAGEYSLADITYIPFFCRLDRYQTTIDDSTPHVKAWMKRLLARPTVRATP
- a CDS encoding thiamine pyrophosphate-binding protein, producing the protein MKRYECLQAIAPLIKDELFVTTAGGATNEWSALHPSDGNIQVKTLGLCSSIGLGLAASLPKRRVFVFDGDGALWMNLGSLATIGLHRPKNLIHICWDNKQYESSGGEPTVATAGRIDFAGIARNAGIKSAKAAATVAELKDAVAFALNNDGPHFIWAQIEAGRAEVPPLRVDELENKYRFLRYIEQTEGINILSLPQSASYLLK
- a CDS encoding ABC transporter substrate-binding protein; its protein translation is MFERNHFELPADSVSLTCMMAMRQKRLGLVCAVAVLLLMGELRWAFAGEPTDAIRSAIDRGVDVIKDVNLRDRKQRVETIERLRPIVYPVFDFREMAMRSLGAQWRVIDGQQQSEFVAVFTKLLGKTYADQIALYNGQQVAYKSEKIDGDFAEVDTQLIAKDRQRYSVLYRLHKSEGKWRIYDVVVEDISIVRNYREQFRTALNKNSFSTVLSNMKEKAN
- a CDS encoding SDR family oxidoreductase, which codes for MARLDGQVAIVTGASRGIGKAVALAFAREGARVAITALQDREALDKVEREILALDGDCIAMMADVARRGEIDRLVQAIVAKWGRIDVLVNNAGNLRLAPLENISEARWDETLGSHLKGTFNCTQAVIPFMKQQSKGKIINIAAPSALRGSYGVADYAAAKGGIVAFTKNAASELKSHNIQVNCISPVADTRMTEELTKFRREVLGIARRDRPAVSPDAITAPFVFFACSDSDYVSGQLIEVGRT